The following DNA comes from Gemmatimonadaceae bacterium.
CCGACCCGGCCCTGCAGAAGATCATCGAAGCGCGGGCGAAAGGCCTGGGCTTCAGCACGAAGTACCTGCCGAGCGGCGCGGGTCATGACGCGCAGCACATGGCGACGATCTGTCCGTCGGCGATGATTTTCGTGCCGAGCGCGCGGGGGATCTCGCATGCGCCCACCGAATACACCGCGCCTGGCGACGTGACGAACGGGGCCAACGTGCTGCTGCAGACGCTCCTCGCGGTGGACGCGCGATGACCACGACCCGACGCGAGCCAGCGGCCCGTCGTCGCCTGGCGACACGGCACGCGAGCCCGTCGCCGCGCGCGCAGCAGCCCTTGCCGCTCGCGTCCACGCGCGAAGAGTCGTTTCTGTCGCTGCTGCGCACGGCGGCCGTGATGCGCCGGCCGGTGGCTCGCGTGCTCGAGGACCACGGGCTGTCGATGGCGCAATACAACGTGCTGCGCATCCTTCGTGGCGCCGGTGACGTTGGTCTGCCCACGCTCGACATCCGGGACCGCATGATCGAGGAGGCGGCCGGGATCACGCGACTCATTGACAAACTCGAGCGTGCGGGGTTCGTGAAGCGGGTGCGCGGATCGTCGACGGATCGACGGCAGGTCTACTGCCGCGCATCCGTCGAAGGCCTGACGCTGCTCGCCACACTCGACCCGCTCGTCGCGCTTGCCATGGAGGCGTCGCTCGCCATGCTCGCCGAGCCCGATCTCCACCGGCTCGTGGATGTGCTCGATCGCGTGCGCCACGAGGCCCCGCGGGTCGCGAGCGCCTCCGACCGCCGGGCGGCCGGCGGCGAGATCGACTGAACGACGCGCGGCGCGCGCGGCCCATCCGGCTGTTGGCGACAGCCGGGCTGGCTGTTACGCTGCAGACTGGTTGCGCTGGGGATGCGGCAAGCAGGCTACCCGTGATGCACCTGACAGATAGCGCCGGCGTGCGAATCGTGGAGTATGACTCGCTGCCACGCACGCGCGCCAGCATCCGGCTCGCGGCGACTCCATCGTTCTCGATTCCAGCAGAAGAAGACACCACGAGCGAGATCGATCCCCGGCAGCCGTGGCTCGGGGCCGTCGTGCTCCCCAACGGCGTGGTGGTGCTCAACGAGAGAACTGCGCTCATCTTCTATTCCCCGGCAGGGACGTTCATTCGTCGGATTGGGCGGCGTGGCAGTGGCCCTGGGGAGTTCACTCACACGCGGGCGATATGCCTCACGCGGTCGGACTCGATCGTCGTCATTGACTACTCCGACGGTCGCGTCAGCGTGTGGGACACCGCCGGCGTGCACTCCCGATCATACTCACGTCCGGGATCCGTTCCATACGGAGGGTGCCTGTCGGACGGTACGGTGATCATCCGAGAGGCCGCGGTGATTCCGCGTCCTGGCGATCAAGGTTACAGCACGTATGCGCACGTCAGGATGCGGCCTGATGGTAGCTGGGCCCACTTCTTCGCCCATCTGCCCGGGCCGATGTACGCTGGTCCGGTCATGCGCGAACTCTCTCTGGCGGAACGCGGCGGGGTTCTCTATGCGGGCGACGGCCGCCTTTTCCAGATCGACGGCTTCCAGCTCGATGGGATGCAGCGACTCTCCATTCGCGTGCGTGGGAACCCTCCGGCCTACACACAGGCGGAGTGGGAGCGCGACCTTCGCGCGATGATTCCCTCGAACGAGACCGGATCGCGAAGAGCCGAACACCTGGCGCGTCTCTCGGCGCTGCCCAAGCCCGACGCACTCCCGGCATTCAGGCGACTTCGCACCGACGAGGAGCATCGGCTCTGGGTACAGGACTACGCGAGGCCGTCGTTGTGGACCGTCTTCGACGCGCGAGGTGCCTTCCTCGGACGCATCGACCTTTCGTTCGTCGGTGGGACAGGCACAGAGCTGCTGTATGTCAGCGCCTCCACCGTTCTTCTGGCGACGCGGGATAGGGACGGGTTGCCGCGAATCACCGCGCGTGCGGTTGAGATCCCGCCATGATGAACCAAAGCCTCGACGAATTGTCCAATGATCACGGAAGGCCGGGGATACCGGCCTGCCCACGTCACGCCTGCTATGGAGGCCGCGGTGAGATCGACTGAACGACGCGCGTCGCGGCGAACGCGAGGCGGCCCTGGGGCGTACTAGGCGTGGCCCGGCCTCCGCCGGGGGTCACGCACTCCGCCCCACGTAGATGCCGTCGTTCCGGTTCGCGCTCGCCATCGTGCTCGTCCTGCCCGCAGCGCCCACGCGCGCACAAGCGCCCGCCGGCGCCAGGCTTCGACTCCCACCAGCATCGACCGCCACCCGCGGCATTGTGGTGCGCGCCCAGCGCCCGCTGCTGATCGATGGTCGCGACGACGACGAGGTGTGGCGCTCGGCGCCGGTCATGGACCAATTCCGGCAATTCACGCCGGCAGAGGATGCCGACCCCTCGTTTCGCACCGAGATCCGCGCCGCCTGGGATGATCGCTACCTCTACGTCGTCGTGCGCGCGTTCGACCCGCACCCCGACAGCATCGTCCGCCTGTTGTCGCGCCGTGACGTGCGCACGAACAGCGACCAGATCAAGGTGCTGATCGACGGGTACCAGGATCGACGCAACGGAATCCAGTTGATGCTGAACCCTGCCGGGGTGAAGCGCGATGCGTCGATCTATGGCGACTACGTCGAGGACATGACGTGGGACGGCATCTGGGACGGCGCCGCGCGCGTGGACTCGCTGGGCTGGGTCGCCGAGTTTGCGATTCCGTTCGGCCAGATCCGGTTCAATCCCGGACAAACCGCCTTCGGGTTCGGCGTGTGGCGAGACATTGCGCGGCTGAGCGAGCGCGTGGCTTGGCCCGCGTACCGGCAGTCGAGCCAGACGCTGGCATCCCAGCTGGGCACGCTGGAGGGCTTCGAACGCATCCGGAGAGGCAGTCGACTCGAGCTGCTGCCGTACACGGTGACGCGCAACGTGACCGAGGCGAAGGCCGAAGGCTGGTCACATCCGCAGCAGATCGCGGGCGGGTTGGACGTGAAGCTTGGCCTTGGTTCGAACCTCACGATGGATGCGACCGTGAACCCCGACTTCGGTCAGGTCGAGGTCGACCCGGCGGTGCTCAACCTCACGGCGTTCGAGATCCGGTTCGAGGAGCGCCGGCCGTTCTTTCAGGAGGGAGTGGGGCTCTTCCGCTGCGGCGGCCCCTGCGAAGGGATCTTCTATACACGTCGCATCGGACGCGCTCCGCAGCTTCGCACCTCGAGCTCGGGGTCCGGCGCCACGACGATCCTCGGCGCGGCAAAGCTGACCGGGCGCCTCGGGAAGGGAGTGTCGATCGGCGTCGTCGAGGCGGTGACGCGTCGCGAGGTCGGCGCCGACGGTGAGACCATTGAGCCGCGCACCAACTATCTCGTGCTCCGCGCCCTCAAGGAGGCACGCCAGGGTCGTTCGGCGTTCGGCGTGATGGCTACGGCGCTGAACCGCGACCTCGAACCCGCCACCGATCCGTTCCTTCGCCGAGATGCCTACACGCTCGTTGCGCAAGGTTACCATCGCTTTGCGCGGGAGAAATGGGAGGCGATGCTCTATACAGGCCGGAACGTGGTCCATGGTTCTGCTCAGGCGATCGCCCGGACGCAACTGTCGCCGACGCATGCCTATCAGCGACCGGATCACGAGGAGCGCTACGACCCCACGCGCACGTCGCTCGGCGGCAGCGTGATCGGCGGGAGCCTCGCGAAGCTCGTCGGCGCCGTGCGCTACAACACATTCCTCCGCGCGGCCGGGCCAGGCCTCGAGGCGAACGACATGGGGTTCGTGCCGGTCGTGAACGATGTTTCGTTCCGCCAGAACCTGTCTTATCAGACGCTGCGTCCCGGCGCCTTCTATCGCCGCACGTTCAGTCAGCTGAGCACCGAACAGCACTGGACGACGGGAGGCCTGCCCGCCGGATCGAGCGTGTCGGCCCACGCATCGGCCGAGTTCCTCAACTTCTGGGGTGGCGCGATCACGTGGCGCGTGGCCGACATCGGCGCGTCGCACTGCGTGGCCTGCGCACGTGGTGGGCCGGCCATTCGCCAGTCGATCAAACAGGAGCTGGACGTGAATCTCTCGGGCGACGCGCGCCGCGCGGTCGTGCCCGGCGTCGAGGTCGGTCTCAGACGCGGGGACGGGGGACGCTCGCACGGCTGGTCCGCTGGCACGAGCCTCGAAGTTCGCCTGGCGAGCCGGTTCTCGATGAGTGTGGCGCCGAACTACGAGCATCGCACGGACGACCAGCAGTGGATACGGAACTACGGCGCGCTACTCGCCGATTCCACGCACTTCACGTTTGCCCGCCTCGACCAGCGTACGCTGATGTTCACCGCGCGTGCCAACTGGACGATGTCGCCGAACCTCTCCTTTCAGCTGTATGGGCAACCGTTCGTGAGCAGCGGCGCTTTCGAGGACTGGCGGGAAGTCGCCGATGCGCGTGCTCCGACCTACGCCGAGCGCTACCGCTCATACGGCGGTGGCGCGATCCCCGAGGGTTTCAATGTAAAGCAGTTCAACTCCAACGCGGTGATGCGCTGGGAATATCGCCCGGGCTCGACGCTGTTCGTGGTGTGGCAGCAGGGCCGACGCCAGGACGGGCACAATGCCGGCACGTTCGAGTTTGCGCGCGACTACCGCGACCTCTTTCGCGCGCACCCCGACAACACGCTGCTGGTAAAGGTGTCCTGGTGGCTGAATCCGTGAGCCGGTGCGGTGCGATTCGCCGCACGCGGGGGCGCGCAGCTACTGTGCCAGGGGCGGCATGCGCGACGCCCATGGCCGAAGGCGTTCGAGCTGGCCGGCGAGTCGGTAGAGCGTCGCCTCGTCTGCAAACCGACCAGCGAATTGCACGCCGATGGGCAGGTGTTCCGCGTTCCAGCTGAGTGGCACTGACATGGCGGGCTGGCCGGTCACATTGAACAGCGGTGTGAAAGGGATCCAGTCGAAGATGTCGCGCGCGGCCTTTTCGATGGCGCCCACGGCGCGAAGCACCCGACCGGCACGCAGCGTTCCGAGTGCCGTGAGGAACGCTCGCTCGTGGGCCGGTGGTTGCAGGGCCCCGTGCAGGAACGGCGGCGCCGCGAGCGTTGGCGTGAGCAGGACGTCAATCGTCTCGAAGACCTGGCCCACCGGCCGGCAGGCGCGCTGCAGGTCGCGTTTTGCCTGTGCGTAGACGCCTGCGGGCAGCGCTTCCCCGATCATGGCGAGCGCCCAGGTGGTGTACTCCAGTTCGTCCCGCCTGGCGGGGCGACGCAGCAGCCGGCCGGCGTCGCGCAGATCTGCCGCCACCTCGCCGCACACCATGATCACGAAGTTCCGGTTGAACGCGTCCTTGTCGAGCGGCACGTTCACCTCGACGACCTCGTGGCCCGCAGACTCCAGGAGCTGACGCGCGTCGTCGACCGCGGCGAGGCAGTCTGCGTGCACGGCGCGACCGAGCGTTGGTGTGGTCGTCACTCCGATCCTCAGTCGGCCAGGCTCGCGCGTGACTTCAGCCAGGAACGGCCGCTCCGGCCTCGGCGTCACGTACGGCGCCCCAGGGTCGGCGCCGGCGATGGCGTCGAGCATCGCCGCACTGTCCCGTACGCTCCTCGTGATGACATGTTCGATCGCCGCGCCGTTCCACAGTTCGCCCTGACGCGGACCGGTGGGAATGCGGCCTCGCGTCGGTTTGAGGGCAAACACGCCGTTGCAGGACGCAGGAATGCGCAGCGAGCCGCCGCCGTCGCCACCACTCGCCATCGGCACCATGCGGCTCCCGACCGCTGCACCCGATCCTCCGCTCGATCCTCCGGTGGTTCGGTCGGGGTTCCACGGGTTGCGTGCGATGCCCAGCAGTTCGGACTCGCAGAACGGTGTGAGCCCGAACTCCGGCGTGTTGGTCTTTCCCAGCACGATGAGTCCGGCCGCCTTGTAGCGGGTGACCACTTCGGTGTCGATCGGGGGGCGGAAGTCGCGGTACAGCCGGCTGCCACTGGTGAGCGGCTCACCTGCGTACCAGGCGAGCAGATCCTTGATGAGGAACGGCACGCCGGCAAACACCCCCTGGCCAGGCGAGGCATCGGCCTGGGCCCGGGCGCTCTCGAACATCCGATGCACCACGGCGTTGAGCACCGGGTTGAGTCGTTCGATGCGCTGGATCGCAAGGTCCACCAGTTCGCGCGGTGTCACCTGGCGGTTCCGCACCAGTTCTCCGAGTCCAACCGCGTCGCGGGCGATGTACTCCTGTTCGTTCATGACTGCGCCTGGTCTATGGTCCGGATGTGTCGCATCGGAAGCTATGACTGGCGCGCGCGCCGCGAGACGGGCAATGTCGGGGGTCCTCCGACCCCGTACTCCATGCGCTGCCATCCTGCCTTCGTCGTTGCCGTCCTTGGCGCCCTTGCCGCCGAGGCGCCGCTCGGTGCCCAGGCCTCGATCACCTCGTGGACCCGCATCGCCGACGTCATGGTGCAGCGGTTCGGCCTGCAGCGCGGCGAACGCGTCCTGCTCGTGGGGTTGCCGGGCACCGCGGACTCCCTGGTCCCGGCGTTGCGCGCGGCGATCGTTCGCGCCGGTGGGACCGACCTTGGCGCCGTGGCGGTGCAGGGCGACTGGCCGGGGGCGTGGGACACCGACTTCACGCAGAGGCTGCGCGCGACCAACGCGGCGGAGATCGCCGAGCTGCTCGACGATGTGGACCTTGGCGTGATGCTGCCCGGCGTGACGGCGCTCGCGCCCATCTACGCGGCATTTCAGGAGAAGCTCAGGGATCAGGAGGGCCGCACCGTGCACTTTCACTGGGCGGGCGCCTATCGCACGGACGGCACGCTCTTCGAGCCAACCGCGACGGTCGACGCACACTATCAGCGCGTGATCCTCGAGACGGACTACACCGCGCTTGCCGCCCGGCAGCGGGAGTTCGAGCAGGCGATGCGCACCGGCGAAGTCCGCGTGACGACCCCGTCCGGGACGGACCTGCGGTTCCGGATCGGTGACCGGCCCGTCACGCGCCAGGACGGCGACGCGTCGGCAGCACGCGCGGCGCGCGGGCGGTCGCTGATCGATCGTGAGGTCGAGCTGCCGGCCGGCGCCGTTCGCGTCGCCCCGATCGAGGAGTCGGTGGAGGGCACCATTGTCTTTCCGCCGGGAGACTGGGGAGGGGAACGCGTGGAGGGTCTGCGCATGACGTTCACGCGCGGGAAGGTCGTCGCGGTCGAGGCGACGTCTGGCCGCGCCGGCGTGGACCGTGAACTC
Coding sequences within:
- a CDS encoding MarR family transcriptional regulator; this translates as MTTTRREPAARRRLATRHASPSPRAQQPLPLASTREESFLSLLRTAAVMRRPVARVLEDHGLSMAQYNVLRILRGAGDVGLPTLDIRDRMIEEAAGITRLIDKLERAGFVKRVRGSSTDRRQVYCRASVEGLTLLATLDPLVALAMEASLAMLAEPDLHRLVDVLDRVRHEAPRVASASDRRAAGGEID
- a CDS encoding carbohydrate binding family 9 domain-containing protein — translated: MPSFRFALAIVLVLPAAPTRAQAPAGARLRLPPASTATRGIVVRAQRPLLIDGRDDDEVWRSAPVMDQFRQFTPAEDADPSFRTEIRAAWDDRYLYVVVRAFDPHPDSIVRLLSRRDVRTNSDQIKVLIDGYQDRRNGIQLMLNPAGVKRDASIYGDYVEDMTWDGIWDGAARVDSLGWVAEFAIPFGQIRFNPGQTAFGFGVWRDIARLSERVAWPAYRQSSQTLASQLGTLEGFERIRRGSRLELLPYTVTRNVTEAKAEGWSHPQQIAGGLDVKLGLGSNLTMDATVNPDFGQVEVDPAVLNLTAFEIRFEERRPFFQEGVGLFRCGGPCEGIFYTRRIGRAPQLRTSSSGSGATTILGAAKLTGRLGKGVSIGVVEAVTRREVGADGETIEPRTNYLVLRALKEARQGRSAFGVMATALNRDLEPATDPFLRRDAYTLVAQGYHRFAREKWEAMLYTGRNVVHGSAQAIARTQLSPTHAYQRPDHEERYDPTRTSLGGSVIGGSLAKLVGAVRYNTFLRAAGPGLEANDMGFVPVVNDVSFRQNLSYQTLRPGAFYRRTFSQLSTEQHWTTGGLPAGSSVSAHASAEFLNFWGGAITWRVADIGASHCVACARGGPAIRQSIKQELDVNLSGDARRAVVPGVEVGLRRGDGGRSHGWSAGTSLEVRLASRFSMSVAPNYEHRTDDQQWIRNYGALLADSTHFTFARLDQRTLMFTARANWTMSPNLSFQLYGQPFVSSGAFEDWREVADARAPTYAERYRSYGGGAIPEGFNVKQFNSNAVMRWEYRPGSTLFVVWQQGRRQDGHNAGTFEFARDYRDLFRAHPDNTLLVKVSWWLNP
- a CDS encoding amidase, producing MNEQEYIARDAVGLGELVRNRQVTPRELVDLAIQRIERLNPVLNAVVHRMFESARAQADASPGQGVFAGVPFLIKDLLAWYAGEPLTSGSRLYRDFRPPIDTEVVTRYKAAGLIVLGKTNTPEFGLTPFCESELLGIARNPWNPDRTTGGSSGGSGAAVGSRMVPMASGGDGGGSLRIPASCNGVFALKPTRGRIPTGPRQGELWNGAAIEHVITRSVRDSAAMLDAIAGADPGAPYVTPRPERPFLAEVTREPGRLRIGVTTTPTLGRAVHADCLAAVDDARQLLESAGHEVVEVNVPLDKDAFNRNFVIMVCGEVAADLRDAGRLLRRPARRDELEYTTWALAMIGEALPAGVYAQAKRDLQRACRPVGQVFETIDVLLTPTLAAPPFLHGALQPPAHERAFLTALGTLRAGRVLRAVGAIEKAARDIFDWIPFTPLFNVTGQPAMSVPLSWNAEHLPIGVQFAGRFADEATLYRLAGQLERLRPWASRMPPLAQ
- a CDS encoding aminopeptidase — encoded protein: MRCHPAFVVAVLGALAAEAPLGAQASITSWTRIADVMVQRFGLQRGERVLLVGLPGTADSLVPALRAAIVRAGGTDLGAVAVQGDWPGAWDTDFTQRLRATNAAEIAELLDDVDLGVMLPGVTALAPIYAAFQEKLRDQEGRTVHFHWAGAYRTDGTLFEPTATVDAHYQRVILETDYTALAARQREFEQAMRTGEVRVTTPSGTDLRFRIGDRPVTRQDGDASAARAARGRSLIDREVELPAGAVRVAPIEESVEGTIVFPPGDWGGERVEGLRMTFTRGKVVAVEATSGRAGVDRELQQAGPGARAFREFALGFNPLLAVRTDDGDPWIPYYGYGAGVVRLSLGDNTELGGSVGGGYVRWNFFTDATVTIDGKRWSPQP